The nucleotide sequence AACCGGTAAAACAGATCCTGGCGGAAGGTCCCCTCGGCCACCATGCGTCCCAGGTCGCGGTTGGTGGCGGCCACCACCCGCACGTCGGCCGGCACGGTCTCCACGCCCCCCAGGGGCTCGAAGGCGCGTTCCTGCAAGGCGCGCAAAATCTTGGCCTGCATGGCGTAGGGCAGATCGCCGATCTCGTCGAGAAACAGCGTGCCGGCCTCTGCCAGGGCGAACCGGCCGGGCTTGTCCTTGCGGGCGTCGGTGAACGCCCCGGACTTGTAGCCAAAAAGCTCGGACTCCATGAGCTGCTCGGGCAGGGCTCCGCAGTTGACGGCCACGAACGGCCCGCCATGGCGCTGGGACAGCTTGTGGATGGCCCGGGCGAAAAGCTCCTTGCCCGTGCCGGACTCGCCAAGGAGCAACACGGTGGAGTCGCTCTGGGCGATTTGCGGCAACATCCGCACGATCTCCGACAGTTGGGGATCGCGCGTGCCGAAGTCGTCCAAGGGTTGCAAGCCGGCCAAGCGGCTGACGAAGCCGCCGCCCGAGAGATCACGAAAAACCTGCACCCCGCCGATGACCGTGCCGCCCATGGCCCAGATGGGCGCGGCGCTGATGCTGACCGGCACTTCCGGACAGCCCGTGCGCTTTAAGGTCACGATGCGGTTGGCGATGGCCCGCGCCTCGTCCATGCTCTGGCGCAACACGCAGACCGTGCGGCAGTTCCTCACGCCAAACACCTCGCGGCAGGTGCGGCCTATGGCTTCTTCCGGGGCGCAACGCGCCACCTCGGCGGCGGCCAGGTTGCAGTAGCGGACGATGAAATCACGGTCCACGGCGAACACGGCGTCCGCCACGTTTTCCAAGGCAAAAGCGCTGGCTTCGTCGCCGGGAAAGGGATCAAGGGGTCTTTTCATGGGATGGGGGTTCTCCGCGCCGGCGGGCCGAGCGCGGCCGGAGTGTGCTTCGGAAGCCGTTTGGGGTCAACCAAAACGGACGCAAAAATCGTCCAACAGGGTCACCAAACCCCCTGGGGAACTTTTAACAAACTAAAAATAAAAGGAAAAATATTCGGCACGAAAAGTGCTTTTTTTCTCAAACAAACGGGCAAGCACTGCATCACCCGAAATACTCTCCCAAGGAGTCCCCATATGAACCTGACCCTGACCATCTCCGGCGCCTGCTGCGATCTGGCCCTTCATCCGGTGAACGCCGAAACCGCCGCCCGCGTCTGCATGCTCGGCGACAACCTCTACAAGACCAACTCCATCGAGTGGTGGCGCGCCAACAGTAACAACACCTGCGGCATGCGCCTGACCGCCGATGCGCGCATCGAAGCCGCCCTGGACGGCGCTTCCGTGGCCTTTGACATCTCCCGCATGAGCGCGTCCGCCGCCTTGCTCACCCAGCGGCCCTTCCTGGAGAGTCCGGAAAAGAGCCTGTGCCTGCTCGGTTACGACGACGAGGCCTGCTCGCGCACCTGGACCTGGCGCAACGTCACCGACTACGACATGAGCCGCTTCGAATTTTTCGTCCAGCGCTGGGACGCCATCCTCGGCGTGGCCGACTACCTCGTCATCGACGACGTCTGCTACGACGGCCGGCCGGCCGATGAAGCCGTCTGGGGCGAAAGCGAAGGCTTCACCTTCCGCACGCCGCTCATCGTGCCCGCCAGCGCCGCCCGAGAACTCGCCGCGGCGCCGCGACGCGCCGCGTAGCGGCGAAGGGAGAACGCCTCCGGCGGCCAGGAGAGGCGCTGCCTCTCCTGGACCTCTCCGCTGGGGGCCTAAGGCCCCCAGACCCCCATCCTGGGGAACTGATTAAGGGGTTTCGACGTCAGCCGATGGTTAGTGTGGTCCAGGCGACATACGCGACAGCCATCGCCAACGCATACGCAACGCTCTTCCCGCGCTGGCGGGCGGGCAACCGCCCTCCTCCCGCCCGCCAGCGCCGCCGGTCCCTGCCATGTCGCCGGCCGCCAATACCGACGCCGGCCTGGAGAAGGTCCCCTCTCCAGGCCGGCGTTATGTTGTGAATCGCGAAGGAAAGAGGACTCCGGCGGCCGGGGGCCTGAGGCCCCCGGACCCCCCGCATGGGGAAAGGGGGCGGCTGCGCCGCAGGGCGACAAACGGTTCCTGCTCGTTCTTCCTGGAATCTTCCTGTTTGGGGGCGCGTTTTTCGCCAGGTTCCTCCTGGCGAAAAACGCGCCCCCTAACTGGGAGGGTCCGGGAGGGGGTAACCCCCTCCCGGCCGCCGGAGGCATCTTCTTCTTACGTTCTCATCATTTACGCGCCAGGCCCAAGCTTTCGACAATGGCCGAGGCGGCCTTGGCGGTGTAGTCTTCGGGAGTGAGCGCCGCCTTGTCGGCGTCGGTCATGATGGAGCGCGGCCGGTTGACGTACTTGGGGTCGGCCTTGACGCCGTAGGCGGCGGGGAAGCTGTCCTCGAAGTACATTTCCTGGAAGCCGATGAATTTGAGGTGGTGGGCGGTGGCGTCGAGGATGGCTTCTTCGGAGGCTTCGATGAGCCCAAGCTCCTTGGCCTTTTGCAGGCCGGCCAGGCATTCGCCGCCCTGGGTGCAGCTGATGTGGCCGTGGCGGTTGGCCAGAAGCATGCCTTCGACGATGGCCTGCTCGGTGACCTGCACCACCTGGAAGCTGCCGGGGCCGCCGATCTTTTCGTATTCCTTGGCGAAATGGGCCACGCGCGGAAACGAAACCGGGTTGCCGATCATGGCCGCCTGGGCGGCGCTGGGGGTGACGGGCACGGCCCTAAACTCGCGCTTGGCCGGATCGGCCTCATCATAATACTGGAAAACCGGGTCGGCGTGGTGGGACTGCACACCGAAGATGCGCGGCAGGGAGCGGATGATGCCGAGCTTTTTGAGCTTTAAAAAGCCGCCCATGATGGCCGTGACGTTGCCGGCGTTGCCGATGGGCACGAACACGCATTTGCGGTAGGTGTCCCAGCCGTACCACTGGGCCACTTCGAAGGCGTAGGATTCCTGGCCGAGGATGCGCCAGGCGTTTTTGGAATTGAGCAGCGCCACGCGGTAGTTGTCGGCCAGATGCTCGACGACCTTCATGCAATCGTCAAAGACGCCGGGCACTTCGATGACCGTGGCCCCGCTGCCCAGGGGCTGGGCCAACTGCTGGGGGGTCACCTTGCCCTTGGGCAGGATGACCACGGACTTGATGGGGCCGCCGACATAGGCGGCGTAGAGCGCGGCGGCGGCCGAGGTGTCGCCGGTGGAGGCGCACACGGTCAGCACCGAATCCCAGCCATTGACCCGCACCAGATGTTTCAAATAGCTGAACGCGCAGGCCATGCCCCGGTCCTTGAAGGAGGCGCTGGGGTTTTGGCCGTCGTTTTTATAGGCGAACGGCACGCCGACCAGCTCGGCCAGGGCGGCGTTGGCGGCAACGATGGGCGTGTGGCCCTCGCCCAGGTAGACGATGTCCTGTTCCTCCATGACCGGGGCCATGAGTTCGTAGAACCGCAGCACGCCGCGCAGGGCCGTGGAACGCGACGAGGCGCGCTTGTCGAAAAGCCCCTGCCAGTAGCTGGCCGGGTATTCGAGGAGGCTGTCGAAGGTGGTGTCTTCGAGCAGGAACACGCCGCCGCAATGGGGGCAGGTGTAGTAGAGTTCGCGGATGTCGAACCGGGCCTGGCAGCCCAGGCAGACGTACTCCATCTTGCCCCGGTATTTGGGAAAATCGCTCGTCGTGATCATGGCGCTCCCTGCGCTTTATCCGCTTCCCCTTCGGAGCGGAAGGCCGTTAGGACGTAATGCTTCGCAAAAACGATCTTGTGGTCACCTGCAACAATGGCCGAACCGGGCGGCCAGCCTCAGGCCGGCCAGAGTTCCCGGGCGCTGGCCGTCCACATGACGACGCCGCAGGCCACTTTGGCCGTGAGGCCAAAGACCTTGCCGTACAGGGCTCCCAGGGCGGCGCGCCGGGCCTCGGCGTCGTCGCGGCCATGCAGCCGCTCGAACATATAACAGCCGAAAAACGCCCCGGCAACGGCCCCGAAAAGAGCCCCAAGGCCCAGGAAAAACGGCGCGCCGCACAGCGCCCCGCCAAAGGCTCCCAGAAAGCCGCCCAGGTTGCCCTTGCCGCTGGCTCCGTAGCGTTTGGCCCCGAAAAGCTGGGCAAAGAGTTCCACCGCCTCGCCAGCCAGGGCCACGCACACGAGCAGGGCGTAAAACCCAAATCCCAGGTGCAACTCCGGGTGGAACATGTCCCACAGGATGACCAGGCCCAAAAGCGCCCAGTTTCCCGGCAAGCCAAAGACGTGGAGCGTCAGGCAGCCGAGCAGGACCAGGAGGAAAACGGCCAGGGCGACAAGGCTCACGCCCCGCTCTCCCGCTTGTCCACCACCCGCGAGGCCTTGCCCTCGGTCTTGGGCAAGCTGTTGCGCTCCACCAGCTCCACCTTGGGCGTGACCAGAATCTCGTCGCGAAGCCGGGCGGCGATGCGTTTTTGCAAGGCCCCGAGCTGGCGCATGTCC is from Solidesulfovibrio magneticus RS-1 and encodes:
- a CDS encoding sigma-54 interaction domain-containing protein — its product is MKRPLDPFPGDEASAFALENVADAVFAVDRDFIVRYCNLAAAEVARCAPEEAIGRTCREVFGVRNCRTVCVLRQSMDEARAIANRIVTLKRTGCPEVPVSISAAPIWAMGGTVIGGVQVFRDLSGGGFVSRLAGLQPLDDFGTRDPQLSEIVRMLPQIAQSDSTVLLLGESGTGKELFARAIHKLSQRHGGPFVAVNCGALPEQLMESELFGYKSGAFTDARKDKPGRFALAEAGTLFLDEIGDLPYAMQAKILRALQERAFEPLGGVETVPADVRVVAATNRDLGRMVAEGTFRQDLFYRLSVVVIRIPALRDRLDDVPLLTERLLGRCRMAVSKNIETVSPEAMARLMRHDYPGNIRELENIIEYAAILCQGQTIELCHLPEHLRGEAGACPSRCGRTMAEIRFQAASDAVERHGGNRNAACRELGISKDTLRRILGRRDADD
- the thrC gene encoding threonine synthase, giving the protein MITTSDFPKYRGKMEYVCLGCQARFDIRELYYTCPHCGGVFLLEDTTFDSLLEYPASYWQGLFDKRASSRSTALRGVLRFYELMAPVMEEQDIVYLGEGHTPIVAANAALAELVGVPFAYKNDGQNPSASFKDRGMACAFSYLKHLVRVNGWDSVLTVCASTGDTSAAAALYAAYVGGPIKSVVILPKGKVTPQQLAQPLGSGATVIEVPGVFDDCMKVVEHLADNYRVALLNSKNAWRILGQESYAFEVAQWYGWDTYRKCVFVPIGNAGNVTAIMGGFLKLKKLGIIRSLPRIFGVQSHHADPVFQYYDEADPAKREFRAVPVTPSAAQAAMIGNPVSFPRVAHFAKEYEKIGGPGSFQVVQVTEQAIVEGMLLANRHGHISCTQGGECLAGLQKAKELGLIEASEEAILDATAHHLKFIGFQEMYFEDSFPAAYGVKADPKYVNRPRSIMTDADKAALTPEDYTAKAASAIVESLGLARK
- a CDS encoding DUF456 domain-containing protein produces the protein MSLVALAVFLLVLLGCLTLHVFGLPGNWALLGLVILWDMFHPELHLGFGFYALLVCVALAGEAVELFAQLFGAKRYGASGKGNLGGFLGAFGGALCGAPFFLGLGALFGAVAGAFFGCYMFERLHGRDDAEARRAALGALYGKVFGLTAKVACGVVMWTASARELWPA